GTTTTTTGGCAATTGATTTTGATGAAGGGGGCTGGGAAAAAGATGTAGGCGCATTGCGGGATATATGCCGGGAATTTACTATTCCTATTGCAATCGAACGCTCCCGCTCCGGCAATGGAAGTCATGCATGGTTTTTCTTCAAACAACCGGTAACGGCAGCGATAGCCCGAAAATTCGGCACGGCGTTGCTTACGCATTCCATGAGTAAAAGGCATGAGATCCCGTTTAAATCTTATGACCGGCTGTTTCCGAATCAAGATACGATGCCGAAAGGCGGTCTGGGTAATTTGATCGCGCTTCCGCTGCAAAGAGAGGCGAGAAGTGCCAATAATAGTGAATTCATCGATGAAAATTATAAGCCGTATGACGATCAGTGGGCATTTTTGGCTTCGCTCTCCAGGCTTTCTGAAGAGGATATTACCTTGTTTATAATGAAGCTATGCAACGGTAATGAATACGGCGTTTTACGAAAAGACGAGGAAATGCCGGCAAAGCCTTGGGAGAGAAGGCGGATTTTGTTGTCAAAAAACGATTTTCCGCAAAGTCTGGAAATCGTGCAAGCCAATATGTTGTTTATCCCTAAAGCAGGTTTTTCCGAAAAGGCTTTAAATCAAATGAAAAGATTAGCTGCTTTCAAAAACCCGGAGTTCTATAAAATGCAGGCTATGCGTATGCCCACCGGACAGATTCCCCGAATCATTTCGTGTTCGGAAGAAACCGCCGAATACTTATGTCTGCCAAGGGGATCCAAGGCGGATTTACAGGCACTTTTGACAGAATATGCAATTGATGTGCATTATATAGATAAGACAAATTGTTCTAAAAAAATTAACGTCGAATTTACAGGCCAATTAAGGGATGACCAGCCTGTCGCACTGCAACGGTTACTTGAGTACGATAACGGAGTCCTTTCCGGTACAACCGCTTTTGGCAAAACAGTTGTAGCTATCGCGTTGATCGCAGCAAGGAAAGTAAATACGCTTATTTTGGTCGATAGAGTAAACCTGGTTGCACAGTGGAAGAAACGGCTGGCGGAATTTTTAGCGGTTTATGAGACGTTGCCTGATACCGGTGAAAATTTGCTAAACAAGCGGGGCAGGAAAAAAGCACCCGGCGTTATTGGGCAAATCGGCGGCGGCAAAAATAGCTTAAATGGTATCATAGATATAGCCGTAATTCAGTCACTCAATCGAATGGGCGAAGTCAAAGAATGTGTGAAAGATTATGGCTTGGTTATTGTTGATGAGTGCCATCATATATCCGCATTCAGCTTTGAGAAGGTGCTCAAAAGCATAAATGCAAAATATGTTTACGGCTTGACGGCGACGCCTACCAGAAAGGACGGGCATCATCCGATTATTTTTATGCAGTGCGGTGAGATACGTTACCGGGATGATGCAAGAAAACAGGCTGAAAAAAGGCCGTTTGAGCATTATGTTATACCAAGGTTTACGCCATTTAGAGTCCCTTTGGGGCGGGAAGAGCGAGATGTGGCTATACAAGAGCTGTACGCGGAAATTACTGAAAGCAAAACCAGAAATGAATTGATCGTAGCTGATGTTGTCAGAAATCATGAACAGGGCAGAAACTGTATTGTTTTAACAGAGAGAACGGCACATGTTGAGCTGCTTGCCCAGGAATTAAGTAAAAAAATTCCTGATGTTTTTTCGCTTATGGGGGGAATGGGAGCGAAAAAAACTCGTGAGAACATGCAGGCAATAGAGGGTATGCCTCTGGATAAACCGCTTACTTTAGTGTCTACAGGCAAATATATAGGAGAGGGATTTGATGAGCCTCGACTCGACACACTGTTTTTAGCTATGCCGATTTCCTGGAAAGGTACATTGCAGCAATATGCAGGCAGACTTCACAGGCTGTTTGATAATAAGAATGAAGTGCGAATTTATGATTATGTAGATATTCACGTGCGGATGCTGGAAAAAATGTATAATAAGCGGCTGAACGGATATGCCGCGATTGGGTATAAGGCAAAGGGCGAAACTTCTCTAACCGATTCCATTAACATTATCTTTAACAAGAGTAACTTTTTGCCGGTATACACGAATGATATTGTGAATGCGACTAAAGAACTTGTGATAGTAAGCCCCTTTATAACCAGAAAACGGACTTCGCAGATGCTGGAATATTTGCACACTGCATTACAAAACAAGGTAAACGTAACCATCGTGACGCGAACGGTTGAAGATTTTAGGGGCAAAGCGAGGGACTCTTTTGTTGAGACTTTGAATTTATTTAAAGGAACGGGGATAAATCTGATCTTTAAAGCTAAAATACACCAGAAATTTGCCATTATCGATCAGAAAACAGTTTGGTATGGAAGTATAAATCTATTGAGTTTCGGCAGTGCGGAAGAGAGCATTATGCGGCTGGACAGTTCCAATGTCGCGAATGAACTTATTAAGAGTATTGATAACTAATATCCATTAGTTGGTAATCTATATAAAGAAAGGTTTTGCATTATGAGTAAT
This genomic stretch from Veillonellales bacterium harbors:
- a CDS encoding DEAD/DEAH box helicase family protein, with product MDNMLKYAYMSFEGLLGKYKALLAENVKLKDELKSLKEQCEISESRDDPEQDIDVSSSDSDYLEQDLAPQELSCKNEEQNFLPNVNNFSDPKDKIELFMTLFKGRDDVYAKRWESKKKGTSGYSPVCLNEWKAGLCKKPAERCSRCSNKAYASLDEKVIDSHLRGRGHFVAGIYPLLPDETCCFLAIDFDEGGWEKDVGALRDICREFTIPIAIERSRSGNGSHAWFFFKQPVTAAIARKFGTALLTHSMSKRHEIPFKSYDRLFPNQDTMPKGGLGNLIALPLQREARSANNSEFIDENYKPYDDQWAFLASLSRLSEEDITLFIMKLCNGNEYGVLRKDEEMPAKPWERRRILLSKNDFPQSLEIVQANMLFIPKAGFSEKALNQMKRLAAFKNPEFYKMQAMRMPTGQIPRIISCSEETAEYLCLPRGSKADLQALLTEYAIDVHYIDKTNCSKKINVEFTGQLRDDQPVALQRLLEYDNGVLSGTTAFGKTVVAIALIAARKVNTLILVDRVNLVAQWKKRLAEFLAVYETLPDTGENLLNKRGRKKAPGVIGQIGGGKNSLNGIIDIAVIQSLNRMGEVKECVKDYGLVIVDECHHISAFSFEKVLKSINAKYVYGLTATPTRKDGHHPIIFMQCGEIRYRDDARKQAEKRPFEHYVIPRFTPFRVPLGREERDVAIQELYAEITESKTRNELIVADVVRNHEQGRNCIVLTERTAHVELLAQELSKKIPDVFSLMGGMGAKKTRENMQAIEGMPLDKPLTLVSTGKYIGEGFDEPRLDTLFLAMPISWKGTLQQYAGRLHRLFDNKNEVRIYDYVDIHVRMLEKMYNKRLNGYAAIGYKAKGETSLTDSINIIFNKSNFLPVYTNDIVNATKELVIVSPFITRKRTSQMLEYLHTALQNKVNVTIVTRTVEDFRGKARDSFVETLNLFKGTGINLIFKAKIHQKFAIIDQKTVWYGSINLLSFGSAEESIMRLDSSNVANELIKSIDN